A genome region from bacterium includes the following:
- a CDS encoding type II toxin-antitoxin system VapC family toxin — translation MVVFLDSSALVKLVIRESETPALRRYLATRPQRIACQLVRTEVPRAVRHFGPRALAKARSVLERIEIVRLDDDLLDAAALIDPAVVRSLDAIHLATARLLARELEAVITYDSRMRAAAERIGLIVVAPA, via the coding sequence ATCGTGGTCTTTCTCGACTCCTCGGCGTTGGTGAAGCTGGTGATCCGCGAATCCGAGACACCTGCCCTCCGACGCTACCTGGCCACCCGCCCCCAGCGCATCGCCTGCCAGCTCGTCCGCACGGAGGTGCCGCGCGCGGTCCGCCACTTCGGGCCACGGGCGCTCGCCAAGGCCCGCAGCGTGCTGGAACGCATCGAGATCGTCCGCCTCGACGACGACCTGCTCGACGCGGCGGCCCTCATCGATCCGGCGGTGGTCCGGTCCCTCGACGCGATCCATCTCGCCACCGCCCGACTGCTGGCCCGCGAGCTCGAAGCCGTCATCACCTACGACAGCCGGATGCGCGCGGCTGCCGAACGCATCGGGCTGATCGTCGTCGCCCCGGCCTGA
- a CDS encoding heparinase II/III family protein, which yields MAGRRRRVGQALWLALVVATAGMGVRPTPPAAASWLPPGVDLTRPRILFRAADLPVIQARLDREPYATLLREVVRRSRDADGVALDDHAIGSERLKARAAKSLAFLYAIDRTLAAGQVRPFATVADRRAVGQRAHELLAAMYNRSRLAVPPPLGGWDRDISTSEELLQYATAYDLLLGAGYDFGAAAPLIEERIADLASELYENFAHPETANNFALLHQNNHRAKSGAALVIAALAVAEYAAPPGGDPRQVRDAARWLAYGLDQADLIMRYGLVTGDGAYAEGPFYFRYASQNLLPFWRAWDRLVDGGSWLVEGIEVPSYWRHPLLARSLRWALDMTLPDGSLAPVDDGNPYRCYYFGAAPSVDAAAAAWRWANCPAPFDSDGNVTLAPDAIVTYDDAHLTPAPPAGSPTAFYVEGGNAIFRSDWLASAVVAIVQAEHDTASEFGRDRDGRGLAPESHEHAEPGSFLLHAYGERLALDPGYFSFTDRGLVAKPQDHNVILVDGAGPVDYLAASTQWLNAPFGRPPADGQATLSRTLDTDGLDAARVTARYGQPAAASALIDRHVFFGADRYLVFADAVTAPAPRTYTWLLHGNGGGDSGGEFAATATGGRWTRPGASLDVGFAFDAGAPALDTTSGPHEEANGARRTHTVLRASATGAAVRGVEIAYPSPGGSAPPQLASLSVANGAGLTLRDDASDRRVVAATRSADGSELALFPPDGDHALRTDGDVVLLDVAGDGGLRLAWSAGARRLAYDGGAALACDDRGDLGLTALSPGRVEVIADCADPLVVVRGLPFVPHAADGACALSQRGEETRLLLGRERRIVLRADTDHSRPAADPGEERTVAPPQVVRLDGRGSCDADGDRLSPRWELVSAPAGSAWWLAGAETWTPQLFVDRVGPYRVRLTVSDARGDTSRPAEVLVVGGDPDEDGMDNDLDGWIDADDADGDTANRAPSVVVPLPIELGGSPLTIDLGATFSDPDGDALVFRAAVAGDALQATVAAGHLTLTPVTPGSARVIVSAADGRGGRAFAGATIEVAPPCVGDCDRDGVVSIDELTLALRAALGAGPLASCRSADADGDGRVTIDELLAAVRRALLGCQTAA from the coding sequence ATGGCGGGACGGCGGCGGCGTGTCGGCCAGGCCCTGTGGCTGGCGTTGGTGGTGGCGACGGCGGGGATGGGCGTCCGGCCGACGCCGCCGGCCGCGGCGTCGTGGCTGCCGCCCGGCGTCGACCTGACGCGGCCGCGCATCCTCTTCCGGGCCGCGGATCTGCCGGTCATCCAGGCGCGTCTCGACCGCGAGCCGTACGCGACCCTGCTGCGCGAGGTGGTGCGCCGCAGCCGCGATGCGGACGGGGTGGCGCTCGACGACCACGCCATCGGCTCCGAGCGTCTCAAGGCGCGCGCCGCCAAGAGCCTGGCGTTTCTCTACGCGATCGATCGCACGCTGGCGGCTGGGCAGGTCCGGCCCTTCGCGACCGTCGCGGACCGGCGGGCGGTCGGCCAGCGCGCCCACGAGCTGCTGGCCGCGATGTACAACCGCTCCCGCTTGGCGGTGCCGCCGCCCCTCGGCGGCTGGGATCGCGACATCAGCACGTCGGAGGAGCTGCTGCAGTACGCGACGGCGTACGATCTCCTGCTCGGCGCCGGGTACGATTTTGGTGCCGCGGCGCCGTTGATCGAGGAACGGATCGCCGATCTGGCCTCCGAGCTCTACGAGAACTTCGCGCATCCCGAGACGGCGAACAACTTCGCGCTGCTGCACCAGAACAACCACCGGGCCAAGAGCGGCGCCGCGCTGGTGATCGCTGCCCTTGCCGTGGCGGAGTATGCCGCCCCGCCCGGCGGCGATCCGAGGCAGGTGCGCGATGCCGCGCGATGGCTGGCCTACGGGCTCGACCAGGCCGATCTCATCATGCGCTACGGCCTGGTGACGGGCGACGGCGCCTATGCCGAGGGGCCGTTCTACTTCCGCTATGCCTCGCAGAACCTGCTGCCGTTCTGGCGTGCCTGGGACCGACTGGTCGACGGCGGGAGCTGGTTGGTCGAGGGCATCGAGGTGCCGAGCTACTGGCGTCATCCGCTGCTGGCGCGCAGCCTGCGCTGGGCGCTCGACATGACGCTGCCCGACGGTTCGCTCGCGCCCGTGGACGACGGCAACCCGTATCGCTGCTACTACTTCGGCGCGGCGCCCAGCGTCGACGCGGCGGCCGCCGCGTGGCGCTGGGCGAACTGTCCGGCGCCCTTCGACAGCGACGGCAACGTCACGCTGGCGCCCGACGCGATCGTCACCTACGACGACGCGCACCTGACGCCGGCGCCGCCGGCGGGCTCGCCGACGGCGTTCTACGTCGAGGGCGGCAACGCGATCTTCCGCAGCGACTGGCTGGCGAGCGCGGTGGTGGCGATCGTCCAGGCCGAGCACGACACGGCGTCGGAGTTCGGGCGCGATCGCGACGGCCGCGGCCTCGCCCCGGAGTCGCACGAGCATGCCGAGCCGGGATCGTTCCTCCTCCACGCCTACGGCGAGCGCCTGGCGCTCGATCCCGGCTACTTCTCCTTCACCGACCGCGGCCTGGTCGCCAAGCCGCAGGACCACAACGTGATTCTGGTCGACGGAGCCGGTCCGGTCGACTACCTCGCCGCGTCGACCCAGTGGCTCAACGCCCCGTTCGGCCGGCCGCCGGCCGACGGACAGGCGACGCTCTCGCGGACCCTCGACACCGATGGGCTCGACGCCGCGCGCGTGACGGCGCGCTACGGTCAGCCGGCCGCCGCCAGCGCGCTGATCGATCGGCATGTGTTCTTCGGGGCCGACCGGTACCTGGTCTTCGCCGACGCGGTGACGGCGCCGGCGCCGCGTACCTACACCTGGCTTCTGCACGGCAACGGCGGCGGCGACAGCGGCGGCGAGTTCGCCGCCACGGCCACCGGCGGGCGCTGGACGCGCCCGGGAGCCAGTCTGGATGTCGGCTTCGCGTTCGATGCCGGCGCGCCGGCGCTCGACACCACCAGCGGCCCGCACGAGGAGGCGAACGGGGCGCGTCGCACGCACACCGTGCTCCGCGCCAGCGCCACCGGCGCCGCGGTGCGCGGCGTCGAGATCGCGTATCCGTCGCCCGGCGGCAGCGCGCCGCCGCAGCTCGCCTCGCTGTCGGTGGCGAACGGCGCCGGTCTGACGCTGCGCGATGATGCGAGCGACCGGCGCGTCGTCGCGGCGACCCGGTCGGCCGACGGCTCGGAGCTCGCGTTGTTCCCGCCCGACGGCGACCACGCCCTGCGCACGGACGGCGACGTCGTGCTGCTCGACGTGGCCGGTGACGGGGGGCTGCGCCTGGCCTGGAGCGCGGGCGCGCGGCGGCTCGCCTACGATGGCGGGGCGGCGCTGGCCTGCGACGATCGCGGCGATCTCGGTCTCACGGCGCTGTCCCCCGGCCGCGTCGAAGTGATCGCCGACTGCGCGGACCCGCTCGTCGTCGTGCGCGGACTGCCGTTCGTGCCGCACGCCGCCGACGGAGCCTGCGCGCTCTCGCAGCGCGGCGAGGAAACGCGCCTGCTGCTGGGGCGCGAGCGGCGCATCGTGCTGCGGGCCGACACCGACCATTCGCGTCCGGCCGCCGATCCCGGCGAGGAGCGCACGGTCGCGCCGCCGCAGGTGGTGCGTCTCGACGGCCGCGGGAGCTGCGACGCCGACGGCGATCGGCTGTCGCCGCGCTGGGAGCTGGTATCGGCGCCGGCCGGCAGCGCCTGGTGGCTCGCCGGCGCGGAGACCTGGACGCCGCAGCTCTTCGTCGATCGGGTCGGCCCCTACCGCGTCCGGCTCACCGTCAGCGACGCGCGCGGCGACACCAGCCGCCCCGCCGAGGTGTTGGTCGTGGGCGGCGATCCCGACGAGGACGGAATGGACAACGACCTCGACGGCTGGATCGACGCCGACGACGCGGACGGCGATACGGCCAACCGGGCGCCGAGCGTCGTCGTGCCGTTGCCGATCGAGCTCGGCGGATCACCGCTCACCATCGACCTGGGCGCGACGTTCAGCGACCCCGACGGCGACGCGTTGGTCTTCCGCGCCGCGGTGGCCGGCGATGCGCTGCAGGCCACGGTCGCCGCCGGCCACCTCACGCTGACTCCCGTCACGCCCGGGAGTGCGCGCGTCATCGTCTCCGCCGCCGACGGCCGAGGCGGCCGCGCCTTCGCCGGCGCGACGATCGAGGTCGCGCCCCCGTGTGTCGGCGACTGCGACCGCGACGGTGTCGTCTCGATCGACGAGCTGACCCTGGCGCTGCGCGCCGCGCTCGGCGCCGGCCCGCTCGCTTCGTGCCGCAGCGCCGACGCCGACGGCGATGGCCGGGTCACCATCGACGAGCTCCTCGCCGCCGTCCGCCGCGCTCTCCTCGGCTGCCAAACCGCCGCCTGA